A window of the Chloroflexota bacterium genome harbors these coding sequences:
- a CDS encoding membrane protein insertase YidC codes for MPGWQEFVIDPLSAALTGLADSVGGFGIAIVLMTLAIRVLIFPLSVRGIRAQRRIQLLQPKVNEVKRRARGDRQKESQLTMALYREHGVSPMSGCLPLLLQMPVLLAMYGALLTVGTCIGADGIRIDQGVMGLGADSYSNCAAAGGSVPLDEDFLWFNLAQIDRTIEFLFLPDWWPAPLTYISVLAILGGLTFWLQTYMAQPVQEPTGPQATFQRVMQIYPLFFVFIGWFFFSGILLYWVLAGFIQIGQQFFISGLGKFEPLLSANQLALAQRMGAGYFARPGSQPPPESGPPPPVEDEPTEPRPMGSSSNKTRKRRRRRRRRRG; via the coding sequence ATGCCCGGCTGGCAGGAATTCGTGATCGACCCGCTGTCGGCGGCGCTCACCGGGCTGGCCGACTCGGTAGGCGGATTCGGAATCGCGATCGTGCTGATGACCCTCGCAATCCGTGTCCTGATCTTTCCGCTTTCAGTCCGCGGCATCCGGGCCCAGCGCAGGATTCAGCTCCTGCAGCCCAAGGTAAACGAGGTCAAGCGGCGCGCGCGCGGCGACCGCCAGAAGGAATCCCAGCTGACGATGGCGCTCTACCGCGAGCACGGGGTCTCCCCGATGTCGGGGTGTTTGCCGCTGCTCCTGCAGATGCCGGTGCTGCTGGCCATGTACGGGGCGCTGCTGACGGTGGGGACCTGCATCGGCGCCGACGGCATCCGCATCGACCAGGGAGTGATGGGACTCGGCGCCGACTCCTATTCCAACTGCGCGGCCGCCGGCGGCTCCGTGCCGTTGGACGAGGACTTCCTGTGGTTCAACCTGGCCCAGATCGACCGCACCATCGAATTCCTGTTCCTACCCGACTGGTGGCCCGCGCCTCTCACCTACATCTCGGTCCTGGCGATCCTGGGTGGATTGACTTTCTGGCTGCAGACATACATGGCTCAGCCGGTCCAGGAACCGACCGGACCGCAGGCGACTTTTCAGCGCGTGATGCAGATTTACCCGCTGTTCTTCGTGTTCATCGGATGGTTTTTCTTCTCCGGAATCCTGCTTTACTGGGTCCTGGCCGGATTCATCCAGATAGGCCAGCAGTTCTTCATTTCCGGACTCGGCAAATTCGAACCGTTGCTCTCCGCCAACCAGCTGGCGCTGGCCCAGCGGATGGGAGCAGGGTATTTCGCCCGGCCCGGGTCCCAACCCCCGCCCGAGAGCGGTCCGCCGCCACCGGTGGAGGATGAGCCAACCGAACCGCGCCCAATGGGCAGTTCCTCAAACAAAACCCGCAAGAGACGCAGACGAAGGAGACGTCGTCGTGGATGA
- a CDS encoding ribokinase, producing the protein MSRSTYTIVGHVVLDRVPEGTRVGGTVSFGGVTAVKLGAKVRVVTAVSEDQRERIASRYGDADFNWVPTPVTTIYENIYLPGGRVQYCHELASPIAVRDVPPDWLASDVFHLAPLTGEVPPEMAGAIPDDTLVGVTPQGWLRARAADGLISPKLWDRCEEILERADILVLSEHDPNSPEELRRYLRPIRHGIVTRGVDGAEIFEYGRHRHHITAYPADEVDPTGAGDCFAAAVFLEFMRTGDIVEACRFASAAAAFQVEKPGLDGIVGDELARQRMLGPTRPVGDTYQPPWQRGQ; encoded by the coding sequence ATGTCGCGGTCAACCTACACGATCGTCGGCCACGTAGTCCTGGACCGCGTGCCGGAAGGTACCCGGGTCGGAGGGACCGTCTCCTTCGGCGGCGTCACGGCGGTGAAGCTGGGCGCCAAGGTTCGGGTAGTCACGGCCGTCTCGGAGGACCAACGCGAGCGGATCGCCAGCCGCTACGGCGATGCCGACTTCAACTGGGTCCCCACGCCGGTCACGACGATCTACGAAAACATCTACCTGCCCGGCGGACGCGTTCAGTACTGCCACGAATTGGCCTCGCCAATTGCGGTGCGCGACGTCCCTCCCGACTGGCTAGCGTCGGACGTATTTCATCTGGCGCCGCTCACCGGCGAGGTGCCGCCCGAAATGGCCGGCGCGATTCCGGACGACACCCTGGTGGGGGTCACCCCGCAGGGCTGGTTGCGGGCGCGCGCGGCCGACGGTCTAATCTCGCCCAAGCTGTGGGACCGCTGCGAGGAAATCCTAGAACGCGCCGACATCCTGGTGCTGTCCGAGCACGATCCCAATTCGCCCGAGGAGCTGCGGCGCTACCTGCGGCCTATCCGACACGGCATAGTCACCCGCGGGGTCGACGGGGCGGAAATCTTTGAGTACGGGCGTCACCGCCACCACATCACCGCCTACCCGGCCGACGAGGTTGACCCCACCGGCGCGGGCGATTGCTTCGCGGCCGCAGTGTTTCTCGAATTCATGCGTACGGGGGACATCGTCGAGGCCTGTCGTTTCGCCTCGGCGGCGGCGGCCTTCCAGGTGGAAAAACCCGGTCTCGATGGCATCGTCGGAGACGAACTTGCCCGACAGCGGATGCTGGGCCCGACCCGCCCGGTCGGCGATACCTATCAGCCCCCTTGGCAACGGGGGCAATAG
- the mutM gene encoding bifunctional DNA-formamidopyrimidine glycosylase/DNA-(apurinic or apyrimidinic site) lyase codes for MPELPEVETVARALRAEVLGRSISEVCVLDPKLAHLAGSALPGKRLLRVERRGKYINCHLSDRRVLQLHLMMSGRLLLRRTSDPADRFARVLIGLDDDRQLRFCDARRFGRAAVLSPARYREFDAGLGPEPLGRSFSSRLLGERLVGRRVALKSALLDQRILAGVGNIYADEALFRARISPLRPAGSLDSPALRRLHRALRHVLRASLALGGTTFGIYANAHGDEGAFQAMLRVFRRTGEPCPRCRTAIKRLLVGGRATHYCPRCQGG; via the coding sequence ATGCCCGAGTTGCCCGAGGTCGAAACCGTCGCGCGAGCATTGCGGGCGGAGGTCCTGGGACGGTCGATCTCCGAAGTCTGCGTCCTGGACCCCAAGTTGGCCCACCTGGCCGGGTCCGCACTGCCCGGCAAGCGCCTGCTACGAGTCGAGCGCCGCGGCAAATACATCAACTGCCATCTTTCCGACCGGCGCGTTCTGCAACTGCATCTGATGATGAGCGGCCGATTGCTGCTGCGCAGGACTTCAGATCCCGCCGACCGCTTCGCGCGGGTGTTGATCGGCCTGGACGACGACCGCCAATTGCGCTTTTGCGACGCGCGCCGATTCGGCCGCGCGGCGGTCCTCTCTCCCGCCCGGTACCGCGAATTCGACGCCGGTCTGGGGCCCGAGCCGCTCGGACGGAGTTTCAGTTCACGGCTGCTGGGCGAGCGCCTCGTGGGCCGGCGGGTGGCGTTGAAGTCGGCCTTGCTTGACCAGCGCATACTGGCCGGCGTGGGCAACATCTACGCCGACGAGGCGCTGTTTCGAGCGCGGATCAGCCCGTTGCGACCGGCCGGCAGTCTAGACAGCCCCGCCCTGCGCCGTCTGCACCGGGCACTGCGCCACGTCCTGCGCGCGTCGCTGGCGCTGGGCGGAACGACGTTTGGCATCTATGCCAACGCCCATGGCGACGAGGGCGCCTTCCAGGCCATGCTGCGCGTGTTTCGTCGCACCGGCGAGCCGTGTCCGCGCTGCCGGACCGCCATCAAGCGCCTTTTAGTCGGCGGTCGCGCCACCCACTATTGCCCCCGTTGCCAAGGGGGCTGA
- a CDS encoding XdhC family protein codes for MLYELIRERTRLGESVAMATIVGSRGSTPQKVGARMLVFESGEGAGTVGGGCVEAGIWQEAAAALADSQPRLLRVDLVDDLRGEGDVCGGSVDVFIDVWNPGAN; via the coding sequence ATGCTTTACGAATTGATTCGCGAACGCACCCGCCTGGGTGAGAGCGTCGCGATGGCGACGATCGTGGGCAGCCGCGGCTCGACCCCGCAGAAAGTCGGTGCCCGCATGCTCGTCTTCGAGTCGGGCGAGGGGGCCGGCACGGTAGGCGGCGGATGCGTCGAAGCGGGCATCTGGCAGGAGGCGGCGGCGGCGCTGGCAGACTCACAGCCGCGCCTGCTGCGCGTGGACCTGGTAGACGACCTGCGCGGCGAGGGCGACGTCTGCGGCGGCTCGGTAGACGTCTTTATCGACGTGTGGAATCCGGGAGCGAACTGA
- a CDS encoding MMPL family transporter, giving the protein MTDMFAPLGQLISSPRRAIAVVAFWVAAAALVYALSPSLGDVVDDDTSQFLPSDSPARSALLLAEEKFPAAGIPGIVLLHRPSGVTASDRQLVQEFQEDLRQADVPDLIRQILPPSDVVDSDGVVRSISTVLIFELVAGIEPIAEVADWLRDYLATQQTDDELVLSFTGGAAIFADIAETFSQFDFRVTLFTVLLVLAILLAVYRSPVMPVLALIGVGWSLFMAQFLAALVADNFGLLLNSQITALMSVLVFGAGTDYTVFVVARYREELRRRETRWEAMRFAVTRLGPAIASSGGTTVVVLGVLLLASFGTFRGMGPILGLAIALTVLAGLTLIPALVVLAGNSIFWPLSADRATRRSRLWQRVAHLVTARPAFSLLAVLVVLVVFALGNTRLQQDFDNIAGLPDGTDSKTGLEILARSGQEGTSYPTVVYFELQSGSIYDHLPALAQISSELEARPEIATVVGPTRPFASAPQLSAAELNALFESLPPGFADLFSVAVAESMVPPAGELGEVFSGFGIDPATGATLGALAAGQRFVSPDLTTARLELTLAMNPNSIAAIDLVPELRAAVAEITADTSLSGVQPLVGGQTAVNYDSRAAVNRDTLLVVPLGYLLIFVILLLVLRSLVAAVYLTVSVFVSLLSAIGLAILVFEFGLGHNGLGYQNLLWAFIFLTALGADYNILLIARVREECADKDSASACRTAVASTGGVITSAGIILAGTFAILATFPLVAIVQIGFIVSVGILIDTFLVRTVLVPGIITLLGDWNWWPKIPVRKSAIRPTAGSAPGP; this is encoded by the coding sequence ATGACCGACATGTTCGCTCCGCTGGGGCAACTGATTTCCAGTCCCCGGCGGGCGATTGCGGTGGTGGCGTTCTGGGTCGCCGCCGCCGCGCTCGTTTACGCCCTCTCGCCGAGCCTGGGTGATGTGGTCGACGACGACACGTCGCAGTTTCTGCCTTCGGATTCACCGGCGCGCAGCGCGCTGCTGCTGGCCGAAGAAAAATTCCCGGCGGCCGGGATTCCCGGTATCGTCCTCCTGCACCGCCCGTCCGGCGTGACCGCCTCCGACCGCCAACTGGTGCAGGAATTCCAGGAAGACCTGCGGCAGGCGGACGTGCCCGACCTGATTCGGCAGATCCTGCCCCCCAGCGACGTGGTCGACTCCGATGGAGTGGTGCGCTCGATCTCCACGGTCCTGATTTTTGAACTGGTGGCCGGGATCGAGCCCATCGCCGAGGTTGCCGACTGGCTGCGCGACTACTTGGCGACCCAGCAAACCGACGACGAGCTGGTGCTCTCGTTCACCGGCGGGGCGGCGATATTCGCCGACATAGCCGAGACGTTTTCGCAGTTCGACTTCCGGGTAACCCTGTTCACGGTTCTCCTGGTGCTGGCGATCCTGCTGGCCGTATACCGGTCGCCGGTGATGCCGGTCCTGGCATTGATCGGCGTCGGCTGGAGCCTGTTCATGGCCCAGTTCCTGGCCGCCCTGGTCGCCGACAACTTCGGGCTGCTGCTTAACAGCCAGATCACCGCCCTGATGTCGGTGCTGGTGTTCGGCGCCGGAACCGACTACACCGTATTCGTTGTCGCACGCTATCGCGAGGAATTGCGGCGGCGCGAAACGCGCTGGGAAGCGATGCGGTTCGCGGTCACCCGCCTTGGTCCGGCAATCGCCTCCAGCGGCGGGACCACGGTCGTCGTGCTGGGAGTGTTGCTGCTGGCATCGTTCGGCACTTTCCGCGGCATGGGCCCGATCCTTGGCCTGGCGATCGCCCTGACAGTCCTGGCCGGTCTGACCCTGATTCCGGCGCTGGTGGTCCTGGCCGGCAATTCGATCTTCTGGCCGCTGTCGGCCGACCGGGCCACCCGGCGCTCGCGCCTCTGGCAGCGCGTGGCCCATCTGGTGACCGCGCGCCCGGCGTTCTCGCTGCTGGCGGTATTGGTGGTGCTGGTCGTATTCGCACTCGGCAACACCCGGCTCCAGCAGGACTTTGACAACATCGCCGGCCTGCCGGACGGGACCGATTCCAAGACCGGGCTGGAGATCCTGGCCCGTTCCGGCCAGGAAGGAACCAGCTACCCCACCGTCGTTTACTTCGAACTGCAAAGCGGGTCGATTTACGACCATCTGCCGGCGTTGGCCCAGATCTCAAGCGAACTGGAAGCCCGGCCGGAGATCGCGACGGTTGTCGGTCCCACCCGCCCGTTCGCCAGCGCGCCACAGCTTTCGGCGGCCGAATTGAACGCGCTATTTGAATCGCTGCCGCCAGGGTTCGCCGACCTCTTCAGCGTCGCCGTGGCCGAGTCGATGGTTCCGCCGGCCGGGGAGCTGGGCGAGGTGTTCTCCGGGTTCGGGATCGACCCTGCCACCGGCGCCACGCTCGGCGCGCTGGCGGCCGGGCAACGTTTCGTGTCTCCCGACCTGACCACGGCGCGGCTGGAACTGACCCTTGCGATGAATCCGAACTCGATCGCCGCGATCGACCTGGTTCCGGAGCTGCGCGCGGCGGTGGCCGAGATCACGGCGGATACATCGCTAAGCGGCGTGCAGCCGCTGGTCGGCGGCCAGACCGCCGTCAACTACGACTCGCGGGCCGCCGTCAACCGCGACACCCTGCTGGTGGTTCCGCTGGGGTACCTGCTCATATTCGTCATCCTGCTGCTGGTCCTGCGCAGTCTGGTCGCGGCCGTCTACCTGACGGTCAGCGTGTTCGTTTCCCTGCTTTCGGCCATCGGGCTGGCAATCCTGGTGTTTGAATTCGGGCTCGGCCACAACGGCCTCGGCTACCAGAACCTGCTCTGGGCGTTCATCTTCCTGACCGCGCTGGGCGCCGACTACAACATCCTGTTGATCGCCCGCGTACGCGAGGAGTGCGCCGACAAGGATTCGGCCAGCGCCTGTCGGACCGCCGTGGCCAGCACCGGCGGGGTTATCACCTCGGCCGGGATCATCCTGGCCGGCACCTTCGCGATCCTGGCCACGTTCCCGCTGGTAGCCATCGTGCAGATCGGCTTCATCGTATCGGTGGGCATACTAATTGACACGTTCCTGGTCCGGACGGTCCTGGTGCCGGGAATAATCACCCTGCTCGGCGATTGGAACTGGTGGCCAAAGATTCCGGTCCGCAAATCCGCCATCCGGCCGACGGCTGGGTCCGCTCCTGGTCCATGA
- the polA gene encoding DNA polymerase I: MAARRLPKLLLVDAMSLLFRAYHSIPTRFAAVGPQGEREPTNAVYGFLAQLLRVVDDYDPTHVAIAFDSPGPTFRESIDTQYKANREEPPDDLRPQFGRARELVGALGMPDYALSGFEADDILGTIAQEAARNDFHVRIFSGDRDLFQLITSRINVFYPQPRNRPNQLYDRAAFMRRWGVEPRYLVDIKALQGDSSDNISGVPGIGEKTAISLIREYRDLDGVLAAIDELPTRARNALSNPDNQELAHLGKRLATIRTDAPVEFDPQSARIWVNADPARVRALLDELGFQTIRQRLPFDLDLHTDGQMSLFGSGRSEPDWRTVDEPGLARSMVADLSSGETPSLFGLIRGGPAELELCGLAVSRQGESWWIPDPLGLLEELGPWLSDPELPKSAYASKELGRALAAAGVELGGVEFDAEIAAHLASGGENFAGLRQLVARNLDQISSQSVPDNDGVVDSADSSPGEPVRAAQAVDRISERIWPQLRALELEDAYRRIELPLVPVLARMEDRGVAMDPKVLDGLAKRIGKESDELVAAVHEAAGEEFNLNSTRALAQVLYEKLGLPVLEKTGSGAPSTARRALERLSELPQPHPIVELIKQYRELSTLLRSYLRPLPKLVSADGRIHPRYSQIGSVTGRVATRNPNLQATPVRSRRGREIRHAFGAAPGRVLISADYSQIDLRVLAHISGDKNLIAAFRDDLDIHTATAAQLFGTGLEEVTERMREQAKTVNFGIVYGITAHGLSWRSDLDLEGSAALINSYFARYPGVKAYMDNTKEQAHRDGFTRTLGGRLRRHHDLAIRGNRRQAAEREAINMPIQGTSAEIMKLAMIDLDRHIRGQKIPAEITLQIHDELLIEVDPRALDEFMPALVEIMNSAMELDVPLKTDVAVGPNWAETEPIPTG; the protein is encoded by the coding sequence ATGGCAGCCCGCCGACTCCCCAAGCTCCTGCTGGTGGACGCGATGTCGCTGCTGTTCCGCGCCTACCACTCGATTCCGACCCGGTTCGCCGCGGTCGGCCCGCAGGGGGAACGCGAGCCGACCAACGCCGTCTACGGATTCCTGGCCCAGCTGCTGCGGGTAGTGGACGACTACGATCCGACTCACGTCGCGATCGCATTTGACTCACCCGGGCCGACGTTTCGGGAATCGATCGATACGCAGTACAAGGCCAACCGCGAGGAGCCGCCCGACGATCTGCGTCCGCAGTTCGGTCGCGCCCGCGAACTGGTCGGGGCGCTGGGGATGCCCGACTACGCGCTTTCCGGATTCGAGGCCGATGACATCCTGGGAACGATCGCCCAGGAAGCGGCCCGGAACGATTTCCACGTTCGCATCTTCTCCGGCGACCGCGATCTGTTCCAACTGATCACCTCGCGGATCAACGTCTTCTACCCGCAGCCACGGAATCGGCCGAACCAGCTTTACGACCGCGCGGCATTCATGCGGCGCTGGGGCGTCGAGCCGCGCTACCTGGTCGACATCAAGGCCCTGCAGGGCGATTCTTCCGACAACATCAGCGGAGTGCCCGGGATCGGCGAGAAGACGGCCATTTCGCTGATCAGGGAGTACCGGGATCTGGACGGAGTGCTCGCGGCGATCGACGAGCTTCCGACGCGGGCCCGAAACGCCCTCAGCAACCCGGACAACCAGGAGCTGGCCCACCTGGGCAAGCGCCTGGCCACGATTAGGACCGACGCGCCGGTTGAATTCGATCCCCAATCGGCGCGAATCTGGGTCAACGCCGACCCGGCCCGGGTTCGCGCCCTGCTGGACGAACTCGGGTTCCAGACCATCCGCCAGCGCCTGCCGTTCGATCTGGATCTGCACACCGACGGGCAGATGTCGCTATTCGGGTCGGGGCGGTCAGAGCCCGACTGGCGGACCGTGGACGAACCCGGTCTGGCGCGCTCCATGGTCGCCGACCTTTCTTCCGGGGAGACCCCGTCGCTCTTCGGATTGATTCGCGGCGGGCCGGCCGAGCTGGAGCTCTGCGGACTGGCGGTCAGCCGCCAGGGGGAATCCTGGTGGATCCCCGATCCGCTCGGACTCCTGGAGGAGCTGGGCCCATGGCTCTCAGATCCGGAGTTGCCCAAGAGTGCCTACGCCAGCAAGGAACTCGGGCGCGCGCTGGCCGCGGCCGGAGTCGAGCTGGGCGGGGTGGAATTTGACGCCGAAATTGCCGCCCACCTGGCCTCGGGCGGCGAAAACTTCGCCGGCTTGCGGCAGCTGGTCGCACGCAACCTAGATCAGATCAGCTCCCAGTCGGTGCCCGACAACGACGGAGTCGTCGATTCGGCCGATTCTTCCCCCGGCGAACCGGTACGCGCCGCCCAGGCCGTCGACCGGATCAGCGAGCGAATATGGCCGCAATTGCGGGCGCTGGAACTGGAGGACGCCTACCGGCGCATCGAACTGCCGCTGGTACCGGTACTGGCGCGCATGGAGGATCGCGGCGTGGCCATGGACCCCAAGGTGCTGGATGGCCTAGCAAAGCGGATTGGTAAAGAAAGCGACGAACTGGTGGCCGCGGTGCACGAGGCGGCCGGCGAGGAATTCAACCTGAACTCCACCCGGGCGCTCGCTCAGGTGTTATACGAAAAGCTTGGATTGCCGGTCCTGGAGAAAACGGGGAGTGGCGCCCCTTCCACGGCCCGGCGGGCGCTCGAACGCCTGAGCGAGTTGCCGCAGCCCCATCCCATCGTCGAATTGATCAAGCAGTACCGCGAACTCTCGACACTGCTGCGCAGTTACCTGCGCCCGCTGCCGAAACTGGTCAGTGCCGACGGCCGGATCCATCCCCGCTATTCGCAGATCGGCTCGGTCACCGGGCGCGTGGCGACCCGCAATCCCAATCTGCAGGCCACCCCGGTGCGCTCGCGGCGCGGACGCGAAATCCGCCACGCCTTCGGGGCCGCCCCGGGGCGCGTCCTGATCTCGGCCGACTACTCGCAGATCGACCTTCGGGTGCTGGCCCACATCTCGGGCGATAAGAATCTGATTGCCGCCTTCCGCGACGACCTCGACATACACACCGCCACCGCCGCACAGCTATTCGGGACCGGACTCGAGGAGGTGACCGAGCGGATGCGTGAACAGGCCAAAACGGTCAATTTCGGGATCGTCTACGGGATCACCGCCCATGGCCTTTCGTGGCGCAGCGACCTCGATCTTGAAGGCTCGGCGGCCTTGATCAATTCCTACTTCGCCCGCTATCCGGGGGTGAAAGCCTACATGGATAACACCAAGGAGCAGGCCCACCGCGACGGATTCACCCGCACGTTGGGCGGTCGCCTGCGGCGTCACCACGATCTGGCCATCCGCGGCAATCGCCGGCAGGCGGCCGAGCGCGAGGCCATCAACATGCCGATCCAGGGAACTTCGGCCGAGATCATGAAGCTGGCCATGATCGACCTGGATCGGCACATACGCGGGCAAAAGATTCCGGCCGAGATCACCCTGCAGATCCATGACGAGCTGCTCATCGAGGTCGATCCCCGGGCGCTCGATGAATTCATGCCGGCGCTGGTCGAGATCATGAACTCGGCAATGGAGTTGGACGTGCCGCTCAAGACCGACGTCGCGGTCGGCCCGAACTGGGCTGAAACCGAACCGATACCCACTGGTTAA
- a CDS encoding Gfo/Idh/MocA family oxidoreductase — MPRIGFIGCGGWARKSHIERMAGFDEVEIVGFADPQAAAIELAREVAPNLARVQGFADYRELLSELSPEAVVISTPHALHERHILDAFAAGAHVMCEKPFVHDLAAARRVISARDLAGRMLMIPYQRNFLPEYMFAVDQIAAGRLGDLQMVTAWQSQGWVENIRGTWRAEPELSSGGQLMDSGSHLLDFILRATRLRPATVSAALSNLDLQVNVNSALTVRFEGGALGNIAVIGNAPTAMWEEICFYGSKARLLMRSTAQVPLSQGMEIDFESVANEKLPVELADGSLPDRNFVDALCGRDQIRAGAEAAMQVLALTEAAWRSAETGCEENVES, encoded by the coding sequence ATGCCGCGAATCGGCTTTATTGGTTGCGGGGGATGGGCGCGGAAATCGCACATCGAGCGTATGGCCGGATTCGATGAGGTCGAGATAGTCGGCTTCGCCGACCCCCAGGCGGCCGCGATCGAACTGGCGCGGGAAGTGGCTCCCAATCTTGCCCGGGTGCAGGGATTTGCCGACTACCGCGAATTGCTCTCCGAGCTGTCCCCGGAGGCGGTGGTGATTTCCACTCCGCACGCATTGCACGAGCGTCACATCCTGGACGCTTTCGCGGCCGGCGCGCATGTGATGTGCGAGAAGCCGTTCGTGCACGATCTTGCGGCGGCGCGTCGCGTGATATCGGCCCGCGACCTGGCCGGCCGGATGCTGATGATCCCCTATCAGCGCAATTTCCTGCCCGAATACATGTTCGCGGTCGATCAGATCGCCGCCGGGCGGCTGGGCGACTTGCAGATGGTCACCGCCTGGCAGAGCCAGGGTTGGGTCGAAAACATCCGCGGCACCTGGCGCGCCGAACCGGAGCTGTCCTCCGGCGGTCAGCTGATGGATTCCGGCAGCCACCTGCTGGACTTCATCCTTCGCGCGACGCGGCTGCGGCCGGCGACCGTAAGCGCCGCACTCTCGAATCTGGATTTGCAGGTGAATGTCAACTCCGCGCTGACGGTGCGGTTCGAAGGCGGCGCGCTGGGAAACATCGCCGTCATCGGCAACGCGCCCACGGCAATGTGGGAGGAAATATGTTTCTACGGCTCGAAAGCCCGCCTGCTGATGCGATCGACCGCCCAGGTACCTCTATCGCAGGGCATGGAAATTGATTTTGAGTCGGTGGCCAACGAAAAACTCCCGGTCGAGCTGGCGGATGGCAGCCTTCCCGACCGCAATTTCGTCGACGCGCTTTGCGGTCGCGACCAGATTAGGGCCGGGGCCGAGGCGGCAATGCAGGTCCTGGCCTTGACCGAAGCGGCCTGGCGGTCGGCAGAGACCGGTTGCGAGGAGAACGTGGAGAGCTGA